In Tachysurus vachellii isolate PV-2020 chromosome 12, HZAU_Pvac_v1, whole genome shotgun sequence, the following are encoded in one genomic region:
- the LOC132854878 gene encoding putative uncharacterized protein BRD3OS translates to MAERFPLAGKAMSDGFARLRYKDTSLLIWQQQQLELEKTPINYLNRSRSAWYSQYGNQAVVLRDKNTLHEPESGSRICSVM, encoded by the coding sequence ATGGCAGAAAGATTTCCTCTGGCCGGGAAGGCCATGTCGGACGGTTTCGCTCGACTCCGGTACAAAGACACATCGCTGCTTAtttggcagcagcagcagctggagCTCGAAAAAACACCGATCAACTACCTGAACCGCAGCCGCAGCGCCTGGTACAGTCAGTACGGCAACCAGGCCGTGGTGCTGCGGGACAAAAACACGCTACACGAGCCTGAAAGCGGCTCCCGCATATGTTCGGTTATGTGA
- the edf1 gene encoding endothelial differentiation-related factor 1 homolog: MAESDWDTVTVLRKKGSASQAKSKKAVITAQRRGEDVETTKKWAAGQNKQHVVTKNTAKLDRETEELHHERVTLEVGKVMQQGRQNKGLTQKDLATKVNEKPQVIADYEAGKAIPNNQVMGKIERAIGLKLRGREIGQPLKAEPKKK, from the exons ATGGCCGAGAGTGACTGGGATACAGTGACCGTGCTGAGGAAGAAAGGATCCGCGTCGCAAGCTAAATCCAAAAAG GCAGTAATTACAGCCCAAAGACGAGGGGAAGACGTGGAGACTACAAAGAAGT GGGCTGCAGGTCAGAATAAACAGCATGTTGTAACTAAGAATACAGCCAAACttgacagagaaacagaggagCTCCATCACGAGCGAGTAACTCTGGAGGTGGGCAAAGTCATGCAACAGGGCCGTCAAAACAAAGGCTTAACCCAGAAGGATTTGGCCACA AAAGTTAATGAGAAGCCACAAGTTATTGCGGACTATGAAGCCGGAAAGGCCATACCAAATAATCAAGTAATGGGAAAGATTGAGAGAGCTATCG GGCTTAAACTGCGTGGAAGGGAAATTGGGCAGCCCCTCAAAGCAGAGCCtaagaaaaaatga
- the LOC132854305 gene encoding uncharacterized protein LOC132854305, whose translation MRISLGMVRFLPGRTLISDATASDRISACLAEISSWMTAHQLKLNPSKTELLFIPGDSSPGHDLAISLHNDLISPSATARNLGVTMDNQLSFSSHVANVTRSCRFLLYNIRRIRPFLSTQAAQVLVQSLVISRLDYCNALLAGLHMNAIRPLQMIQNAAARLVFNLPKFSHTTPLLRSLHWLPVAARIRFKTLMLAYKAKNGPAPSYLKALITPVTTADDLCTENCSVIFSRQ comes from the exons atgcggatcagcttgggaatggttcgcttcctacctggaaggacgctcatatcag atgccacagcttctgaccggatctctgcatgtctggcagaaatttcatcatggatgactgctcatcagttaaagcttaatcctagcaaaactgagctgctcttcatcccaggtgattcatccccaggtcatgatcttgctatatccttacacaacgatctgatctccccgtcagccacagctcgcaaccttggggtaaccatggacaatcaactgtccttttcctctcatgttgctaatgtgactcgctcatgtcggtttcttctctacaacattagaaggattcgaccatttctgtccacacaggctgctcaggtacttgttcagtctcttgtcatttctagactggattactgcaatgcactgctggcaggtctacatatgaacgcaatccgtcctctgcaaatgatccaaaatgcagctgcccggcttgttttcaacctgccaaagttctctcataccaccccgctgctgcgatccctccactggcttccggtagctgcacgcatcagattcaaaacactgatgctggcctacaaagccaaaaatggaccagctccctcttacctcaaagccctcatcactcctgtCACCACAGCGGATGATCTG TGTACTGAAAACTGTTCTGTGATATTCTCCAGACAGTGA
- the plpp7a gene encoding inactive phospholipid phosphatase 7 isoform X1 → MPTSQTRSRARDRNNVLNRTEFMSLQQPLRNSSNTEARARRPSHKQPQFAHASAGDNAQQEPGDSSKERKEEDCMQLNPSFKGIAMNSLLAIDICMSKRLSLCAHTTSSWGSARSMVKLLALTGHGIPWIIGTLVCITRSNTLAGQEVLINLLLALLLDVMTVAGMQKLVKRKGPWEMSPSFLDYLAMDTYSFPAAHASRAVMVSKFLLAHLILAVPLRILLVLWAVLVGMSRVMLGRHHLTDVGCGFALGFLHYSLVEMVWLSPSTCQALISIGTLNWSPLY, encoded by the exons ATGCCTACGAGCCAAACTAGATCTAGAGCGAGAGACCGGAACAACGTGCTGAACAGAACGGAGTTCATGTCTCTCCAGCAGCCATTGAGGAACAGCAGTAATACCGAAGCTCGTGCACGGAGGCCGTCGCACAAACAGCCGCAGTTTGCACACGCGAGCGCCGGAGACAACGCGCAGCAGGAACCGGGAGATAGCAGcaaagagaggaaagaggagGATTGCATGCAGCTCAACCCGTCATTCAAGGGTATAGCGATGAACTCTCTGTTAGCTATAGATATCTGTATGTCAAAGCGACTCAGCCTGTGCGCGCACACGACATCGTCATGGGGCAGCGCGCGCTCCATGGTCAAACTGCTCGCGCTTACCGGCCACGGCATCCCGTGGATCATCGGCACGCTGGTGTGTATTACCAGGAGCAACACACTAGCTGGCCAGGAGGTTTTAATCAATTTGCTGCTTG CTCTCTTATTGGATGTGATGACTGTGGCTGGAATGCAAAAGTTGGTGAAGCGCAAAGGACCCTGGGAGATGTCACCCAGTTTCCTTGACTACCTGGCCATGGACACCTACTCCTTCCCAGCAGCACATGCAAGCCGTGCTGTCATGGTGTCGAAGTTcttgttagcacatttgattcTTGCAGTTCCTTTGCGCATTTTGCTTGTTCTGTGGGCTGTGCTGGTAGGAATGTCACGTGTAATGCTGGGTCGCCATCACCTTACAGATGTAGGATGTGGTTTTGCCTTAGGATTTCTCCATTACAGTTTAGTGGAGATGGTATGGTTGTCTCCCAGCACGTGTCAGGCATTAATTTCTATTGGAACACTTAACTGGAGCCCCCTGTATTGA
- the plpp7a gene encoding inactive phospholipid phosphatase 7 isoform X2 codes for MPTSQTRSRARDRNNVLNRTEFMSLQQPLRNSSNTEARARRPSHKQPQFAHASAGDNAQQEPGDSSKERKEEDCMQLNPSFKALLLDVMTVAGMQKLVKRKGPWEMSPSFLDYLAMDTYSFPAAHASRAVMVSKFLLAHLILAVPLRILLVLWAVLVGMSRVMLGRHHLTDVGCGFALGFLHYSLVEMVWLSPSTCQALISIGTLNWSPLY; via the exons ATGCCTACGAGCCAAACTAGATCTAGAGCGAGAGACCGGAACAACGTGCTGAACAGAACGGAGTTCATGTCTCTCCAGCAGCCATTGAGGAACAGCAGTAATACCGAAGCTCGTGCACGGAGGCCGTCGCACAAACAGCCGCAGTTTGCACACGCGAGCGCCGGAGACAACGCGCAGCAGGAACCGGGAGATAGCAGcaaagagaggaaagaggagGATTGCATGCAGCTCAACCCGTCATTCAAGG CTCTCTTATTGGATGTGATGACTGTGGCTGGAATGCAAAAGTTGGTGAAGCGCAAAGGACCCTGGGAGATGTCACCCAGTTTCCTTGACTACCTGGCCATGGACACCTACTCCTTCCCAGCAGCACATGCAAGCCGTGCTGTCATGGTGTCGAAGTTcttgttagcacatttgattcTTGCAGTTCCTTTGCGCATTTTGCTTGTTCTGTGGGCTGTGCTGGTAGGAATGTCACGTGTAATGCTGGGTCGCCATCACCTTACAGATGTAGGATGTGGTTTTGCCTTAGGATTTCTCCATTACAGTTTAGTGGAGATGGTATGGTTGTCTCCCAGCACGTGTCAGGCATTAATTTCTATTGGAACACTTAACTGGAGCCCCCTGTATTGA
- the fam78aa gene encoding protein FAM78A isoform X2, with the protein MHYLWTPCSRCSLDFCTTFMIYYVLDVHMRAAARVQVPPVVHKEIWTVGWIQACNQMDFFNYYGEEGISSWELPELRDGHIQAISDSDGVNYPWYGCTTEIYTIVGPNKKSTTLTVSMNDNFCPSVTWSIPTGTRSVPPLLSSIHRDQRFTTWLVAMNEARAEIVLLRTIRWRMQLAIEVDPKKPLGQRARIMDHLAQEQPEILTMNEPIPHNALVKPNANDAQVLIWRPKRGKSVLVIPPKCKEWSDWSK; encoded by the exons ATGCATTACTTGTGGACTCCGTGTAGCAGGTGTTCCTTGGACTTTTGCACGACCTTTATGATTTATTATGTATTGGATGTACATATGAG AGCTGCTGCCCGGGTGCAGGTGCCACCAGTTGTCCATAAAGAAATTTGGACTGTGGGCTGGATCCAGGCCTGCAACCAAATGGATTTCTTCAATTACTatggagaagaaggaat ATCAAGTTGGGAGCTCCCTGAGCTGAGAGATGGACACATCCAGGCCATCAGTGATTCAGATGGAGTGAACTACCCATGGTATGGCTGTACCACTGAGATATACACTATAGTAGGACCTAACAAAAAGAGCACCACCCTCACTGTGAGCATGAACGACAATTTTTGCCCCAGTGTGACATGGAGCATCCCCACAGGCACCCGCAGTGTCCCCCCACTTTTGAGCTCCATCCACAGGGACCAGCGCTTCACCACCTGGCTGGTGGCCATGAATGAGGCCAGAGCTGAGATTGTACTGCTCAGGACCATCCGCTGGAGGATGCAGCTTGCTATTGAGGTAGATCCTAAGAAGCCTCTGGGACAAAGAGCTCGCATCATGGATCATCTTGCTCAGGAACAGCCAGAGATCTTGACTATGAATGAACCCATCCCACATAATGCCTTGGTCAAACCCAATGCCAATGATGCTCAGGTGCTAATTTGGAGACCTAAAAGAGGGAAATCAGTTCTGGTCATACCCCCTAAGTGTAAGGAGTGGAGTGACTGGAGTAAGTAA
- the fam78aa gene encoding protein FAM78A isoform X1 → MHYLWTPCSSPTVIDESSNVVLRYRTPYFRAAARVQVPPVVHKEIWTVGWIQACNQMDFFNYYGEEGISSWELPELRDGHIQAISDSDGVNYPWYGCTTEIYTIVGPNKKSTTLTVSMNDNFCPSVTWSIPTGTRSVPPLLSSIHRDQRFTTWLVAMNEARAEIVLLRTIRWRMQLAIEVDPKKPLGQRARIMDHLAQEQPEILTMNEPIPHNALVKPNANDAQVLIWRPKRGKSVLVIPPKCKEWSDWSK, encoded by the exons ATGCATTACTTGTGGACTCCGTGTAGCAG TCCTACTGTGATTGATGAGTCGTCCAATGTAGTACTGAGGTACCGTACACCCTACTTTAGAGCTGCTGCCCGGGTGCAGGTGCCACCAGTTGTCCATAAAGAAATTTGGACTGTGGGCTGGATCCAGGCCTGCAACCAAATGGATTTCTTCAATTACTatggagaagaaggaat ATCAAGTTGGGAGCTCCCTGAGCTGAGAGATGGACACATCCAGGCCATCAGTGATTCAGATGGAGTGAACTACCCATGGTATGGCTGTACCACTGAGATATACACTATAGTAGGACCTAACAAAAAGAGCACCACCCTCACTGTGAGCATGAACGACAATTTTTGCCCCAGTGTGACATGGAGCATCCCCACAGGCACCCGCAGTGTCCCCCCACTTTTGAGCTCCATCCACAGGGACCAGCGCTTCACCACCTGGCTGGTGGCCATGAATGAGGCCAGAGCTGAGATTGTACTGCTCAGGACCATCCGCTGGAGGATGCAGCTTGCTATTGAGGTAGATCCTAAGAAGCCTCTGGGACAAAGAGCTCGCATCATGGATCATCTTGCTCAGGAACAGCCAGAGATCTTGACTATGAATGAACCCATCCCACATAATGCCTTGGTCAAACCCAATGCCAATGATGCTCAGGTGCTAATTTGGAGACCTAAAAGAGGGAAATCAGTTCTGGTCATACCCCCTAAGTGTAAGGAGTGGAGTGACTGGAGTAAGTAA
- the fam78aa gene encoding protein FAM78A isoform X4 → MGCMQSAGTNFYENIRVLELNASIDSSPTVIDESSNVVLRYRTPYFRAAARVQVPPVVHKEIWTVGWIQACNQMDFFNYYGEEGISSWELPELRDGHIQAISDSDGVNYPWYGCTTEIYTIVGPNKKSTTLTVSMNDNFCPSVTWSIPTGTRSVPPLLSSIHRDQRFTTWLVAMNEARAEIVLLRTIRWRMQLAIEVDPKKPLGQRARIMDHLAQEQPEILTMNEPIPHNALVKPNANDAQVLIWRPKRGKSVLVIPPKCKEWSDWSK, encoded by the exons ATGGGGTGTATGCAGAGTGCAGGCACAaatttttatgaaaatattaGAGTCCTGGAACTGAACGCCTCTATCGATTCTAGTCCTACTGTGATTGATGAGTCGTCCAATGTAGTACTGAGGTACCGTACACCCTACTTTAGAGCTGCTGCCCGGGTGCAGGTGCCACCAGTTGTCCATAAAGAAATTTGGACTGTGGGCTGGATCCAGGCCTGCAACCAAATGGATTTCTTCAATTACTatggagaagaaggaat ATCAAGTTGGGAGCTCCCTGAGCTGAGAGATGGACACATCCAGGCCATCAGTGATTCAGATGGAGTGAACTACCCATGGTATGGCTGTACCACTGAGATATACACTATAGTAGGACCTAACAAAAAGAGCACCACCCTCACTGTGAGCATGAACGACAATTTTTGCCCCAGTGTGACATGGAGCATCCCCACAGGCACCCGCAGTGTCCCCCCACTTTTGAGCTCCATCCACAGGGACCAGCGCTTCACCACCTGGCTGGTGGCCATGAATGAGGCCAGAGCTGAGATTGTACTGCTCAGGACCATCCGCTGGAGGATGCAGCTTGCTATTGAGGTAGATCCTAAGAAGCCTCTGGGACAAAGAGCTCGCATCATGGATCATCTTGCTCAGGAACAGCCAGAGATCTTGACTATGAATGAACCCATCCCACATAATGCCTTGGTCAAACCCAATGCCAATGATGCTCAGGTGCTAATTTGGAGACCTAAAAGAGGGAAATCAGTTCTGGTCATACCCCCTAAGTGTAAGGAGTGGAGTGACTGGAGTAAGTAA
- the fam78aa gene encoding protein FAM78A isoform X3, with protein MDFFNYYGEEGISSWELPELRDGHIQAISDSDGVNYPWYGCTTEIYTIVGPNKKSTTLTVSMNDNFCPSVTWSIPTGTRSVPPLLSSIHRDQRFTTWLVAMNEARAEIVLLRTIRWRMQLAIEVDPKKPLGQRARIMDHLAQEQPEILTMNEPIPHNALVKPNANDAQVLIWRPKRGKSVLVIPPKCKEWSDWSK; from the exons ATGGATTTCTTCAATTACTatggagaagaaggaat ATCAAGTTGGGAGCTCCCTGAGCTGAGAGATGGACACATCCAGGCCATCAGTGATTCAGATGGAGTGAACTACCCATGGTATGGCTGTACCACTGAGATATACACTATAGTAGGACCTAACAAAAAGAGCACCACCCTCACTGTGAGCATGAACGACAATTTTTGCCCCAGTGTGACATGGAGCATCCCCACAGGCACCCGCAGTGTCCCCCCACTTTTGAGCTCCATCCACAGGGACCAGCGCTTCACCACCTGGCTGGTGGCCATGAATGAGGCCAGAGCTGAGATTGTACTGCTCAGGACCATCCGCTGGAGGATGCAGCTTGCTATTGAGGTAGATCCTAAGAAGCCTCTGGGACAAAGAGCTCGCATCATGGATCATCTTGCTCAGGAACAGCCAGAGATCTTGACTATGAATGAACCCATCCCACATAATGCCTTGGTCAAACCCAATGCCAATGATGCTCAGGTGCTAATTTGGAGACCTAAAAGAGGGAAATCAGTTCTGGTCATACCCCCTAAGTGTAAGGAGTGGAGTGACTGGAGTAAGTAA
- the LOC132854668 gene encoding solute carrier family 53 member 1-like has translation MPVTHISFSEYLTAHMIPEWRKQYICYEELNSILTREHRQHILFDRHSHHFPVCEDFLKKCDTELKKVNLFFSEMLSEAKWRLSTFGIVALDGSEAGVSGTGHVPVSSKTYRYLQRKKSELHKLKMAVGEFYMSLAFLQSYQELNYQGFYKITKKYDAKIPSERGLQWRTEKLDTSLLHTERGSCEEIMCRLETFMLQLEGGNEEKALKRLELPPRGLEQTTGHWIIFRIGVTCGLIIALIIFFAFKASNESHLEHLKPLLQLYRGSFLLIEFLSLMGLTMYCWKRSGINHILIFELDPRHHLSHHQVLEMTGYLAVCCCISVLAWLHPSPMSIPQQIHPLIFHSFLLLLLLNPTSTCHSWSRRWFLAVMWKVLTAPLWPVGFADCWLADQLNSLSPLILSLWDLLCFTFQINWADLQDSSSLVRGSVHLERQSKVVICLIQCFPPWLRFAQCLRHFWDSGNTVHLLNAGKYSTVFLMVTFAGLYNTAREKSDPAMEESVYVYLYLWAISTCISVIVTVSWDLRMDWGLLHGNGLLKEELIFSQEVYYYAAMLADVLLRISWAINILLAQMKDSAAVVTASAILAPLEILRRSIWNFFRLENEHLKNCRQCRAIRDFHLPASPINLPQQILSDKMKDPNEPIIVQQETSTSHRKPTCLPFRYMRSKVKETNLPTRSPAIEST, from the exons ATGCCAGTAACTCATATAAGCTTTTCAGAATATCTGACTGCACACATGATCCCAGAGTGGAGAAAGCAGTATATTTGTTATGAG gaGCTGAATTCCATTCTTACGAGGGAACACAGACAGCATATCTTATTTGATA GACACAGTCATCATTTTCCAGTGTGTGAGGACTTCCTCAAAAAATGTGACACAGAGCTGAAAAAAGTGAATCTCTTCTTTTCAG AAATGTTATCTGAGGCGAAATGGAGGCTGTCCACATTCGGGATTGTTGCTCTAGATGGTTCGGAAGCAGGGGTGTCTGGAACTGGACATGTTCCGGTCTCCTCAAAGACCTACAGATATCTGCAGAGAAAAAAGTCTGAATTACATAAACTTAAAATGGCTGTAGGAGAATTTTATATGAGTCTGGCCTTTCTCCAGAGCTACCAG GAGCTAAATTATCAAGGTTTCTATAAGATTACAAAAAAGTATGATGCAAAAATTCCATCTGAGCGTGGTCTACAGTGGAGAACTGAAAAACTAGACACTTCTTTACTACACACTGAGAGAGGTAGCTGTGAGGAAATTATGTGTAGACTAGAG ACATTTATGCTTCAGCTTGAGGGTGGTAATGAAGAGAAAGCTCTAAAAAGGCTTGAACTCCCACCGAGGGGATTGGAACAA ACAACTGGACATTGGATAATATTTCGGATAGGTGTCACCTGTGGCCTCATTATAGCTCTGatcattttttttgcctttaaag CATCAAATGAATCACATCTAGAGCATCTgaaaccactgctacaactctACAGAGGGAGTTTTCTACTGATCGAGTTCCTGTCACTGATGGGATTAACCATGTATTGCTGGAAAAGATCTGGAATCAATCACATTCTCATTTTTGAGCTGGATCCAAGACACCACTTATCACACCATCAAGTTTTAGAG ATGACAGGGTACTTGgctgtttgttgttgtattaGTGTGTTGGCCTGGCTACATCCTTCGCCCATGTCAATCCCACAACAGATTCACCCCCTCATATTCCACAGTTTTCTGCTGCTCTTGTTGTTAAACCCAACATCTACTTGTCACTCTTGGTCTCGCCGCTGGTTCTTAGCTGTGATG TGGAAGGTCCTGACAGCACCTCTCTGGCCTGTTGGGTTTGCAGATTGCTGGCTAGCTGACCAGCTCAACAGTCTGAGCCCACTTATCTTGAGCCTGTGGGACCTGCTGTGCTTTACCTTTCAGATTAACTGGGCAGATCTGCAGGATAGCAGCTCGCTGGTTAGAG GGAGTGTACATTTGGAAAGGCAGAGCAAAGTAGTCATATGTCTGATTCAGTGCTTCCCTCCATGGCTGAGGTTTGCTCAGTGTCTTAGGCACTTCTGGGACAGTGGAAACACAGTGCATCTTCTTAATGCTGGCAAATACTCCACTGTCTTTCTTATGGTCACTTTTGCAGGTCTCTACAACACAGCAAGAG AGAAGTCTGATCCAGCTATGgaggagagtgtgtatgtgtatctgtaccTGTGGGCCATATCCACCTGCATAAGTGTAATAGTGACTGTGAGCTGGGACCTGCGGATGGACTGGGGACTGCTACATGGAAATGGACTTCTGAAAGAGGAACTAATTTTCTCTCAAGag GTGTATTACTATGCAGCCATGTTAGCAGATGTGCTACTGCGGATCTCCTGGGCTATTAATATCCTCTTGGCTCAGATGAAGGATTCAGCTGCTGTTGTTACTGCTAGTGCCATACTGGCTCCACTGGAGATCCTCAG GCGTTCAATCTGGAATTTCTTTCGGCTGGAAAATGAGCACCTGAAAAATTGCAGGCAGTGTCGGGCCATTCGTGATTTTCATTTGCCTGCTAGTCCAATAAACCTGCCACAGCAAATCCTCAGTGACAAGATGAAGGACCCAAATGAGCCGATTATCGTCCAACAGGAAACCAGTACCTCACACCGTAAACCTACTTGTTTACCGTTTAGATATATGAG ATCAAAAGTTAAGGAAACAAACTTACCAACAAGAAGCCCAGCAATCGAGTcaacataa